The Methanomassiliicoccales archaeon DNA segment GTTACGCACTCGATATTGACGCCGAAACTTCAGCAGAGATCGTGGTCTGCGTTTTCCCTTCGCTTTACGGGCACGGCATAAAAGACAGCTCGGGCGCGGAAATCAACGACATAGTTCACCTGGGAATTTATATATTCAACGAGGAACCGCTTGAGGTCTACGGTGGTACTCAGACAGGCATTGGCAAAGCAGGTAAAGATAACGGCGTTCTGGTTTTAGTTGCAATGGAGGAGCATGAATGGCGCATCGAGGTCGGATACGGTTTAGAAGGCTACATAACTGATATACAATCCTACCTCATCGCTCAGGATTATCTTGTACCGGCCTTTCAGGAGGGAAACTACGGAGAAGGTCTTTACGATACAGTAGTCGCACTCGGTCAACTCATTCCGCCGAGCAGCGAGCCTAATAACCTCCAGGTGAGAGGATATTACTACTATGAAAGCGACGATGCATCGGATTCGCCTTCGACATCGTTTTGGGACTGGGAAATCTTCGGAATACCTATATGGGTCATAATCGTTTTCATTCTTTTCGGCGTTTTTATCCCAGTTCTTGGCCGAGGTTCTGGGAGAGGTGGTGGAGGTCATTCAGGTGGAGGTCGCTCAGGTGGTTGGGGCGGCGGAGGCCGTTTGGGTGGAGGCCGCTCTGGTGGTGGGGGCGCAGGCGGAAAGTGGTAGCTGGAAGTCAAAAAAATCCGCGTGTGTCGTGTGTCTATCACAATCTTCTCTGCAATGCGACTAGCAAACGAATGAAGGATCATACAATGACTTTTGACTTCTTTCTCTGGGCCCAAAATGAGTAACAGGTCGCAAAATGAATTCCCATTCTTGAATCGCATGGCAAAATTTCCTTCATTCGTTTAAAGAACTGGCGATTCATGAAGGATCGGCAGAGGTCGTTTAGACTGGGGAATGGGAGCTTATTTTCTTGTCGTACAAATACTCATCGCAGACAGATTTAAGATGGAAATTTGCCTTCAAATCCATCGAGGTTATAATGAGGCTCTGGTTGCTCCATCCAAAATATCTAGATTGCAAGGGTCTAGTCGCCGTTTGGAGAGAGGGTCTCTTGGCAAGGAAGGTATTAGAAGGCAAAACCAAGGGTTATGCCAATCACCCACAGCTCACAATATTCAGGCGGTATGAAAAGCCCATTGACCTGATTAATGCGTATCTGTTTCAAATCTATTTGGAAGCGCGCAGGAGAGGTTATGCCTTTGACGCTTCTAAAATTGAGCATATCAGCATCGAGAAGACTATTTCAATAAGGAGAGAAGAACTAGAGGAGGAATTCATATTATTGAAACAAAAGGTCAGGATGCGGGATAGAAAAAAG contains these protein-coding regions:
- a CDS encoding TPM domain-containing protein — its product is MFGRASAISFVAIFLIALISPFGSCALRPSNSYIIESEWVESIESYALDIDAETSAEIVVCVFPSLYGHGIKDSSGAEINDIVHLGIYIFNEEPLEVYGGTQTGIGKAGKDNGVLVLVAMEEHEWRIEVGYGLEGYITDIQSYLIAQDYLVPAFQEGNYGEGLYDTVVALGQLIPPSSEPNNLQVRGYYYYESDDASDSPSTSFWDWEIFGIPIWVIIVFILFGVFIPVLGRGSGRGGGGHSGGGRSGGWGGGGRLGGGRSGGGGAGGKW
- a CDS encoding pyrimidine dimer DNA glycosylase/endonuclease V — encoded protein: MRLWLLHPKYLDCKGLVAVWREGLLARKVLEGKTKGYANHPQLTIFRRYEKPIDLINAYLFQIYLEARRRGYAFDASKIEHISIEKTISIRREELEEEFILLKQKVRMRDRKKFEELKSLDSKRLEPNPVFLVDEERR